The proteins below come from a single Myxococcales bacterium genomic window:
- the yajC gene encoding preprotein translocase subunit YajC: MASLSLSGLSLQQVAPKAGTPGVAADPAAAGAGGPGAAGAGGQGSPIMMFLPFLIMIPFFFLMSRRQKKEQEARAKLKKGDQVVTQAGLIGELVETDDRISKLKIAPGTTVRVLTSSLGPLEAPASKTEAELKDLKEAKASADKK, from the coding sequence ATGGCCTCGCTCTCACTCTCCGGGTTGTCGCTCCAGCAGGTTGCACCGAAGGCCGGCACGCCCGGCGTCGCGGCGGATCCCGCCGCCGCTGGCGCGGGAGGCCCTGGCGCGGCAGGCGCGGGCGGCCAGGGCAGCCCCATCATGATGTTCCTGCCGTTCCTCATCATGATTCCCTTCTTCTTCCTCATGTCGAGGCGCCAGAAGAAGGAGCAAGAGGCGCGGGCCAAGCTGAAGAAGGGCGATCAGGTCGTCACCCAGGCCGGCCTCATCGGCGAGCTCGTCGAGACCGACGACCGCATCTCCAAGCTCAAGATCGCGCCCGGCACCACGGTGCGCGTGCTCACGAGCAGCCTCGGCCCGCTCGAGGCGCCGGCGTCCAAGACGGAAGCCGAGCTCAAGGACCTGAAGGAGGCCAAGGCCTCCGCCGACAAGAAGTGA
- the secD gene encoding protein translocase subunit SecD: protein MTQNRNALLLVLGCAAAGYFFYREDAFWGVVTAALIAAWALFTMLPVMDSGWRFKAGFVFTVFLGATVVLLPTIESMSGGKVKAPAYVRDHIKFAMVKGLDLQGGMRLVYTVEVEEAIRDKRDRFADEMRQELAVAFQIHSGEGRVTRDEYKKLGEKVKIALVEANTLRLEFADPADTSKVDERFTKKFATELSMLKSGPNVFTFKIRPEEESRIRDRAVTQAKETVNRRVDGLGLKEAGVTTRDEDIIIEVAGKDEKAFDEIKEIISKTARLEFKILDDEADYFGKIKDTDLPEGENLDIRWEEAPAGPGKRVKSHFARMMKRDNETMQKCLERFKGWTKTLTVPDDHVIGFEQLTTYDQESGKTTEEGWRTVYLYGRAEVTGDYITDATVARDTQSTFGGFYVSITFSPAGADRFEEITGANVQRRFAIILDDVVNSSPVIKAKIGGGRASITLGSGDPERQLADAKKLEMVLRSGALPAPIAKSNDSRIGPTLGEDAIQKGATGAVVGSSLVLLFMVLYYRKAGLIADAAVLFNLMLQMAILASFSGTMTLPGIAGLALTIGMAVDANVLINERIREELRAGRSVRAAIEAGYDKAFSSIVDGHVTIFITGLILAQTGTGPVKGFAVTLIIGIIASLFTGVFCTRIVFDWWARGKTNKLSVGAEF from the coding sequence ATGACCCAGAACAGAAACGCCCTTCTCCTCGTCCTCGGCTGCGCCGCGGCGGGCTATTTCTTCTACCGCGAGGACGCGTTCTGGGGCGTGGTGACCGCGGCGCTCATCGCGGCGTGGGCCCTCTTCACCATGCTCCCCGTCATGGACAGCGGGTGGCGGTTCAAGGCCGGCTTCGTCTTCACGGTGTTCCTCGGGGCCACCGTGGTGCTCTTGCCCACGATCGAGTCGATGAGCGGCGGCAAGGTCAAGGCGCCCGCGTACGTGCGCGATCACATCAAGTTCGCCATGGTCAAGGGGCTTGACCTTCAAGGCGGTATGCGGCTCGTGTACACCGTCGAGGTCGAGGAGGCCATCCGCGACAAGCGCGACCGCTTCGCCGACGAAATGCGCCAGGAGCTCGCCGTCGCCTTCCAGATCCACTCGGGCGAAGGCCGCGTGACCCGCGACGAGTACAAGAAGCTCGGCGAGAAGGTGAAGATCGCGCTGGTCGAGGCGAACACCCTGCGCCTCGAGTTCGCCGACCCGGCCGACACGTCGAAGGTCGACGAGCGCTTCACGAAGAAGTTCGCGACCGAGCTCAGCATGCTGAAGAGCGGCCCGAACGTGTTCACGTTCAAGATCCGCCCCGAGGAAGAGTCCCGCATCCGCGACCGCGCGGTCACCCAGGCGAAGGAGACCGTCAACCGCCGCGTCGACGGGCTCGGCCTCAAGGAGGCGGGCGTCACCACGCGCGACGAGGACATCATCATCGAGGTCGCCGGCAAGGACGAGAAGGCCTTCGACGAAATCAAGGAGATCATCAGCAAGACCGCGCGCCTCGAGTTCAAGATCCTCGACGACGAGGCCGACTACTTCGGCAAGATCAAGGACACCGATCTGCCCGAGGGCGAGAACCTCGACATCCGCTGGGAGGAGGCCCCCGCGGGCCCCGGCAAGCGCGTCAAGTCGCACTTCGCGCGCATGATGAAGCGCGACAACGAGACCATGCAGAAGTGCCTCGAGCGCTTCAAGGGCTGGACCAAGACCCTCACGGTCCCCGACGACCACGTCATCGGCTTCGAGCAGCTCACCACCTACGATCAAGAGTCGGGCAAGACCACCGAAGAGGGCTGGCGCACGGTCTATCTCTACGGCCGCGCCGAGGTCACGGGCGACTACATCACCGACGCGACGGTCGCGCGCGACACGCAGTCGACCTTCGGCGGCTTCTACGTCTCGATCACCTTCAGCCCCGCGGGCGCCGATCGCTTCGAGGAGATCACCGGCGCCAACGTGCAGCGCCGCTTCGCCATCATCCTCGACGACGTCGTGAACTCGTCGCCGGTCATCAAGGCGAAGATCGGCGGAGGCCGCGCGAGCATCACGCTCGGCTCCGGCGATCCCGAGCGTCAGCTCGCGGACGCGAAGAAGCTCGAGATGGTGCTGCGCTCCGGCGCGCTCCCGGCGCCCATCGCCAAGTCGAACGACTCGCGCATCGGCCCCACGCTCGGCGAGGACGCCATCCAGAAGGGCGCCACGGGCGCGGTCGTGGGCTCGTCCCTCGTGCTCCTCTTCATGGTGCTCTACTACCGCAAGGCCGGGCTCATCGCCGACGCGGCGGTGCTCTTCAACCTCATGCTGCAGATGGCCATCCTGGCCTCCTTCAGCGGCACCATGACCCTGCCCGGCATCGCGGGCCTCGCGCTCACGATCGGCATGGCGGTCGACGCGAACGTGCTCATCAACGAGCGCATCCGCGAGGAGCTGCGCGCCGGCCGGAGCGTGCGGGCGGCCATCGAGGCGGGGTACGACAAGGCCTTCTCGTCCATCGTGGACGGCCACGTCACCATCTTCATCACGGGCCTCATCCTCGCGCAGACCGGCACAGGTCCGGTCAAGGGCTTCGCGGTGACCCTCATCATCGGCATCATCGCGAGCCTCTTCACGGGCGTCTTCTGCACGCGCATCGTGTTCGACTGGTGGGCGCGCGGAAAGACCAACAAGCTTAGCGTTGGCGCGGAGTTCTGA
- a CDS encoding PhoH family protein: protein MKKNYVLDTNIVLHDPQAIFRFEDNNVIIPIYAIEEVDQFKREGSERGRNARQIARILDGLREQGSLAKGVTLKGGGTLRVAVPGKRPSLPSAIDTDAMDAAILQTAFDVREEDQGRPTVFVTMDTNLRIRADALGMVSETYENQSVDADKLDSGVKELEVPAGQVDAFFQEGFLAIERHEKDDIVANTCVLLRDGGDTAHTAIGRFDGAKNGVVALRVPREGVMGVRPRNKEQSLALDLLLDENIRLVTLVGKAGTGKTLLAIAAGLKRTIEDGAYTRILVSRPVMPLGRDIGFLPGDVDEKLNPWMQPIFDNLEFLFSGGQRKGSRAYADMLESGQLQVEPLTYIRGRSLPQQFIIVDEAQNLTPHEVKTIITRSGDGTKIVLTGDPGQIDNPYVDSASNGLTIAADKFRGERCAGHIVLSKGERSELADLAANLL from the coding sequence ATGAAGAAGAACTACGTCCTCGACACGAACATCGTCCTCCACGACCCCCAGGCCATCTTTCGCTTCGAGGACAACAACGTCATCATCCCCATCTACGCGATCGAGGAGGTCGACCAGTTCAAGCGCGAGGGCTCGGAGCGCGGTCGAAATGCGCGCCAGATCGCCCGCATCCTGGACGGCCTCCGCGAGCAGGGATCGCTGGCGAAGGGCGTCACGCTGAAGGGCGGCGGCACGCTCCGCGTCGCGGTCCCCGGGAAGCGGCCGAGCCTCCCGAGCGCGATCGACACCGACGCGATGGACGCGGCGATCCTCCAGACCGCGTTCGACGTCCGCGAGGAAGACCAGGGGCGCCCCACCGTGTTCGTCACGATGGACACGAACCTGCGCATCCGCGCCGACGCGCTCGGCATGGTGTCGGAGACCTACGAGAACCAGAGCGTCGACGCCGACAAGCTCGACTCCGGCGTGAAGGAGCTCGAGGTCCCCGCGGGGCAGGTCGACGCGTTCTTCCAGGAGGGCTTCCTCGCGATCGAGCGCCACGAGAAGGACGACATCGTCGCGAACACCTGCGTGCTCCTGAGGGACGGAGGCGACACCGCGCACACGGCGATCGGGCGCTTCGACGGGGCCAAGAACGGCGTCGTCGCGCTCCGCGTCCCGCGCGAAGGTGTCATGGGCGTGCGCCCGCGCAACAAGGAGCAGAGCCTCGCCCTCGACCTCCTGCTCGACGAGAACATTCGCCTCGTCACGCTGGTGGGCAAGGCGGGCACGGGCAAGACGCTCCTCGCGATCGCCGCCGGCCTGAAGCGCACGATCGAAGACGGCGCGTACACCCGCATCTTGGTGTCGCGGCCCGTCATGCCCCTCGGGCGCGACATCGGCTTTCTCCCCGGCGACGTCGACGAGAAGCTCAACCCGTGGATGCAGCCCATCTTCGACAACCTGGAGTTTCTCTTCTCGGGCGGTCAGCGCAAGGGGTCGAGGGCGTACGCCGACATGCTCGAGAGCGGGCAGCTCCAGGTGGAGCCCCTCACGTACATCCGCGGTCGGTCCCTTCCGCAGCAGTTCATCATCGTCGACGAGGCGCAGAACCTCACCCCGCACGAGGTGAAGACCATCATCACGCGCTCGGGCGACGGCACGAAGATCGTCCTCACGGGCGATCCCGGCCAGATCGACAACCCCTACGTCGACAGCGCCTCGAACGGGCTCACCATCGCCGCCGACAAGTTCCGCGGCGAGCGGTGCGCGGGACACATCGTCCTCTCGAAGGGCGAGCGCAGCGAGCTCGCCGACCTGGCTGCCAACCTGCTGTGA
- a CDS encoding SUMF1/EgtB/PvdO family nonheme iron enzyme, translating into MARTFPSRARSSRSPRPPRPPRSSPFARRAWAVRLALAWLALLGAAHAAPPPAAGDDGDGDGQEPTEPAKPPPQRARVRVPERDGMLLIPGGRFPMGTNNPKTPNERPQRVVTVGAFWLDRTEVTVGAYRACVDAKRCERPQRRSATCTYDLGDPELPVSCVRWSDADTYCKSVNKRLPAEAEWEFAARGPEGWGYPWGTRYPDCKLANTLLRENSGRTCHTRPWPVGSAPANASKYGVLDLSGNVQEWTADWYTERLGSLAPLSGASHTLRGGGWLSTPNQSRAAARDWASALEAGPNVGFRCARDAQRPAPPARPGSAGKPPASRKEH; encoded by the coding sequence GTGGCGCGCACCTTCCCCTCGCGAGCACGCTCGTCGCGCTCGCCGCGCCCGCCGCGCCCGCCGCGCTCCTCGCCGTTCGCCCGCCGCGCGTGGGCCGTACGCCTCGCGCTGGCGTGGCTCGCGCTGCTCGGAGCCGCGCACGCCGCGCCACCGCCGGCCGCCGGTGACGACGGCGACGGCGACGGCCAGGAGCCGACGGAGCCCGCCAAGCCGCCGCCCCAGCGCGCGCGCGTGCGCGTGCCCGAGCGGGACGGCATGCTGCTCATCCCCGGGGGGCGCTTCCCGATGGGCACGAACAACCCGAAGACGCCGAACGAGCGACCGCAGCGGGTCGTGACCGTCGGGGCGTTCTGGCTCGATCGCACGGAGGTGACGGTGGGCGCCTACCGCGCGTGCGTCGACGCCAAGCGCTGCGAGCGCCCGCAGCGCAGGAGCGCGACGTGCACCTACGACCTCGGCGATCCGGAGCTGCCCGTGTCCTGCGTCCGCTGGTCGGACGCCGACACGTACTGCAAGAGCGTCAACAAGCGCCTCCCCGCCGAGGCAGAGTGGGAGTTCGCGGCGCGCGGGCCCGAGGGCTGGGGCTACCCGTGGGGCACTCGCTATCCCGACTGCAAGCTCGCCAACACGCTCCTCCGGGAGAACTCCGGGCGCACCTGCCACACGCGCCCGTGGCCCGTCGGCTCGGCGCCTGCAAATGCAAGCAAATACGGAGTGTTAGACCTGTCTGGAAACGTCCAGGAGTGGACCGCCGACTGGTACACCGAGCGGCTCGGCTCGCTCGCCCCGCTCAGCGGCGCGAGCCACACGCTCCGGGGCGGTGGGTGGCTCTCCACGCCCAACCAGAGCCGCGCCGCCGCTCGGGACTGGGCCTCCGCGCTGGAGGCGGGGCCGAACGTGGGCTTCCGCTGCGCGCGTGACGCGCAGCGGCCCGCGCCCCCCGCACGACCCGGCAGCGCCGGGAAGCCGCCCGCGTCCAGAAAGGAGCACTAA
- a CDS encoding tryptophan 2,3-dioxygenase, which translates to MARPPTTYWDYIKVEELLSLQAGIADSEGELANDEVLFIVVHQIDELWMKLALRELVTVRDLFARPRVPEQALAAAVRGLRRIDLLFRQMADHFALMETMTTRDYLAFRDKLSPASGFQSAQLREIEILLGLPEEERIALGNEGSYKQALRGPGGAESPASRRVEARLADSPTLRDAVHAWLHRTPIQGSTPDDPADREAVRGFVDGYVAAHARATAHAEELAVTSALTPEDRARLAARYAREREGTRAFLLAEDLADEARRPELSRLRAALVFIESYRELPLLAWPREVVEAVVALEQGFVVFRQRHARMVERMIGRRTGTGGSAGVDYLDQTALKYRIFRDVWAVRTLLVREADLPPLERPELYGFAVE; encoded by the coding sequence ATGGCGCGCCCACCGACCACCTACTGGGACTACATCAAGGTCGAAGAGCTGCTGTCGCTCCAGGCGGGCATCGCCGACTCCGAGGGGGAGCTCGCGAACGACGAGGTGCTCTTCATCGTCGTGCACCAGATCGACGAGCTGTGGATGAAGCTCGCGCTCCGCGAGCTCGTCACCGTCCGCGACCTGTTCGCGCGGCCGCGGGTGCCCGAGCAGGCGCTCGCGGCGGCCGTGCGCGGGCTCCGCCGGATCGATCTCCTCTTCCGCCAAATGGCAGACCACTTCGCGCTCATGGAGACCATGACCACGCGCGACTACCTCGCGTTCCGCGACAAGCTGAGCCCCGCGAGCGGCTTTCAGTCGGCCCAGCTGCGCGAGATCGAGATCCTCCTCGGCCTGCCGGAGGAGGAGCGCATCGCCCTCGGAAACGAGGGGTCGTACAAGCAAGCGCTGCGCGGTCCGGGCGGGGCGGAGTCGCCCGCCTCCCGACGGGTGGAGGCGCGCCTCGCCGACTCCCCGACGCTCCGTGACGCCGTGCACGCGTGGCTCCACCGCACCCCGATCCAGGGCTCGACGCCGGACGATCCTGCGGACCGCGAGGCCGTCCGCGGGTTCGTCGACGGGTACGTCGCCGCGCACGCTCGCGCGACCGCCCACGCCGAGGAGCTCGCCGTCACGTCGGCGCTCACGCCGGAGGACCGGGCGCGCCTCGCCGCACGGTACGCGCGCGAGCGCGAGGGCACCCGCGCGTTCTTGCTCGCGGAGGACCTGGCCGACGAGGCCCGCCGGCCCGAGCTGAGCCGGCTGCGCGCCGCCCTCGTCTTCATCGAGAGCTACCGCGAGCTGCCGCTCCTCGCGTGGCCGCGCGAGGTGGTGGAGGCCGTCGTGGCGCTCGAGCAGGGCTTCGTGGTGTTCAGGCAGCGCCACGCGCGCATGGTCGAGCGCATGATCGGGCGGCGGACCGGCACGGGGGGCTCGGCGGGGGTCGACTACCTCGACCAGACCGCGCTGAAGTACCGCATTTTCAGGGACGTGTGGGCGGTCCGCACGCTGCTCGTGCGAGAGGCCGATCTCCCCCCGCTCGAGCGCCCCGAGCTGTACGGCTTCGCCGTCGAGTAG